The Cloacibacterium sp. TD35 region TTGAAAGAAATATTTTTAATGTTCCTATTTGTCCTTCCAATTGGTCAAACGCTTTATTATCATAGGCTGTTTTGAATGGTGAAAGCAAGGAACCAATCTCTTCATTGGTAAATAATGTATCGAAAATTTCTTGATAGCTGCGATTCATAAAAGAAAGAATATGGGGCAAATCTGAATATTTTCCGTTCTCTAGTTTTGCAAAAAAATAAATGCAGGAAGCCAAAAAGTTGATAGCAGATTGGGTGAAAAATGCTTCAGAGCCTCCTCCCGAACTTGAACCTCCTTTTTGCAAAGATGACACCATTGATTCTGCCATTTCCTGGGCTTCCGCCAAAGTTTGGATGTATTTTTTATGAAATGGATTGACTCTCCTTGATTTTTCGACTTCATTTAAGTTAATTACATGAAAGCTGTAATTATAATCCGAATCTTTGCTTTTTTTCAGCAGGTAATGGTAGTATGCAATCTGTGCCAAATCGGGAAATTTAAAATCATAAATGCAAAGACAAAAACCTTTGGCAATCATCTGTCGGATAGCTGGATTAATCACGCCGAAAGATTTTCCAGAGCCAGGTGTTCCAATCACCATTGTTCCACGAAAAGGATTCAGATTAATCCAACCTTTATTGCTTTTTCCTTTGTATCTAAATAAATAAGGAATGTTGATATTAGTATCTGACTTTATCAGTTCCTGATTTTGGTCAAAAGATTCTTCCTCGACGTTCCATCGGTCTTTTCCCATCTTTTGCTGCATCAATTTTGAAATGCTGTCAGCTCCCATCTGAAGAATGACTGCTCCCAAAAATGAAAGAATTGCATATATGACCTGATAGAGATTAAAGCCTGGAAATATTTTGGGGAGTTTTACATTTCCAGCTTCATTCTGCACAATCAGAGATGAAAAAATCATGATTAATCCTAATACCATTGGAACCACAATCTCTGTAGAAATATTTAAGTCTTTCTTTTTTTTGGCTTTCGTTCCAACAGCTACCAATCCTATCAAAATCAATGTGGCAAACTTGGCATTGATAGGAGGGTAAATAAAACTCAGCTTTGAGAAGTTTTTCAATAAATAGGATACAACTGGAATATTGGCATGAAGATAAAAAAGCGATGCACAATCTAATGCCACGACAGCATACACTGCCTTCTGTAGGAAACCGTAAATCTTGATTTGATGTTGTTGCTCTTGCATTTCTTGAATTAAAAAATTAAGGGAATAAAAGATTAAAAAA contains the following coding sequences:
- a CDS encoding type IV secretion system DNA-binding domain-containing protein, with amino-acid sequence MQEQQHQIKIYGFLQKAVYAVVALDCASLFYLHANIPVVSYLLKNFSKLSFIYPPINAKFATLILIGLVAVGTKAKKKKDLNISTEIVVPMVLGLIMIFSSLIVQNEAGNVKLPKIFPGFNLYQVIYAILSFLGAVILQMGADSISKLMQQKMGKDRWNVEEESFDQNQELIKSDTNINIPYLFRYKGKSNKGWINLNPFRGTMVIGTPGSGKSFGVINPAIRQMIAKGFCLCIYDFKFPDLAQIAYYHYLLKKSKDSDYNYSFHVINLNEVEKSRRVNPFHKKYIQTLAEAQEMAESMVSSLQKGGSSSGGGSEAFFTQSAINFLASCIYFFAKLENGKYSDLPHILSFMNRSYQEIFDTLFTNEEIGSLLSPFKTAYDNKAFDQLEGQIGTLKIFLSRLATKESFWVFSGDEVELKITDRENPSILILASDPGTQDINSALYSAVLNRTLRLVNSKHNLPGGIIADEFPTIYIHKIDNVVATARSNRVAVLLGLQEIPQLRQFYKKEVADTISAIVGNILSGSARDKNTLDWLEKLFGKIKQKSFSQSISQQGTTTSINEKMDFMIPAGKIAALRTGEMVGMIAQGEENDTDEYKTSAINGKINLDMKAIKQEEQNYIPMPVYYSFIDKAGNNRKEEVLMTNFRKINKEVELIVNEHIKTA